The Arachis ipaensis cultivar K30076 chromosome B07, Araip1.1, whole genome shotgun sequence genomic interval ATGGACAGGGACCGAGTTGGTAGTTCAATCTTAGGCTATGACCGATTGTACGGGATAACGACAAAATATCACAACAGCTATGCCATTAAAGTCTGTAACCGCCGAATCTCGACAATAATATACTACAATAAACACTAAATGTCGAGAAAACGGCACTCCTATAGGATaaagttaaaagaaaaaaaaaaaaaagattttcacTACCTAATACTTTACTAACTTTAGCATCGAAGTGTCTTACAAATTATTTCCCAATTTAGTTCTGTACTTGATGAAGTTAGAATCTCCGGTCTCTACCTTTATAGATCATGAACTCGTTTAGAGCACGAACAATATCATATGTATTTATTCATAATCTTTGTATAGTTATGTTGATGAAAAAGGTGATGCGAAGAAAGTGCTTTATTTCATGGAAGAAATAAAGTGCGAAgcggtggaagaagaagaagtagtagtGATGATCATGATCAGCACCACCAAGTTGATGAAGCCATTTGAAAGAAGAACATCTTGATGGGATCGGAGAACGGTGTCGTCCAATTGATATTTCCGGCAAGATTATCTACAATGCACATGGGAAAACTTGGATTGATCCGTGATTTGTCTCACGACTAATATGTTAAtcctaaaacaaacaaaaattagTAGCATCTTGAGAAAATTGTGATGACTCTAGTTCATAACTTTGACCAGATTTTGCTACGTAAGATAAATAATAACCTTAGCAAcccttttttctttttgtctcatgcGTGGAAATGAAATGAAGGACTTCTCTATGGATTTTGCATTGGTTGTGGATTTTAATTTACGCAGAATCTATCAACATCTTTCACGAAATTGATCAAgtgttattttctttcaattgttGTTGTTAGTCCTTTCCTTTGATTTCTTAAACTTTTCTGTTTTTAGTTTATTCATGGTTGGGTTGAGGAACACTTATCATTGATCATTCTTGATAAATTTTCCCAATTCCTATGATTCCAATTCTTGAAGTTCTAAATAAAGCAGGGGATTAATATTGCATTGCGTGCGAGTGAACTATGAAAAACTTCTTTTTAGGTTGATTTTCATTGTCTCATTTTGTTGATGGTTGGATAATTTTTCCTATTTCTGTTTTTATTCTGTTGCCATTGAGGGTTTTGTGTTCTTTGGTGAGGTCGACAGGGTGGTTGGCTGGTTACAGGATTTACTAGTCGTCTTGGAATTGGGTCTCTTGGTGTGCTCTTTTTTAATGCTTTAGTAAATGCAGCTAAAGCATAGTTCAAATAGTAATCCATGTGTCTTTTAATACACTGTATTTAGGTTCGAACCTTTGTGAATATATTAAATATTGAAAAGGAATTCTTTAGTGTTGTGTGAGTGAGTGTATAGTATGAATGTGTTGTGATACTTAAAATTGTAAATTGTCGGATCCATCTAAAAAAATTTAGTGAAtaaatacttttatgattatattTATTGACCAGATGTTTTTCTAATTAATTGAATTTTGCTGGCGGATATTCTAGAATGGCTCTTGTAATATTCATTTAAACTTTTCATCCTTGTTATTTAAATCGTACTTAGAATTAAGTTCAAGTGAGAGATGAGTCCCTCTAACATTGGACTAGTNNNNNNNNNNNNNNNNNNNNNNNNNNNNNNNNNNNNNNNNNNNNNNNNNNNNNNNNNNNNNNNNNNNNNNNNNNNNNNNNNNNNNNNNNNNNNNNNNNNNNNNNNNNNNNNNNNNNNNNNNNNNNNNNNNNNNNNNNNNNNNNNNNNNNNNNNNNNNNNNNNNNNNNNNNNNNNNNNNNNNNNNNNNNNNNNNNNNNNNNNNNNNNNNNNNNNNNNNNNNNNNNNNNNNNNNNNNNNNNNNNNNNNNNNNNNNNNNNNNNNNNNNNNNNNNNNNNNNNNNNNNNNNNNNNNNNNNNNNNNNNNNNNNNNNNNNNNNNNNNNNNNNNNNNNNNNNNNNNNNNNNNNNNNNNNNNNNNNNNNNNNNNNNNNNNNNNNNNNNNNNNNNNNNNNNNNNNNNNNNNNNNNNNNNNNNNNNNNNNNNNNNNNNNNNNNNNNNNNNNNNNNNNNNNNNNNNNNNNNNNNNNNNNNATCTTATCATtggtaaattttttaataaatttataaatctTAAAAGAAAGTATCAGATAAAtcttcaaaaaattaaaatgtcATGATTAATAaactcataaattttcaaaaagaaaacaaaactaAGTAATTTGCTTTGGAAAATGGTAACGATGAATACGAATTATGATTTTGTCAGTTAGCTCGCTCATCTATCTACCTTTGCGTGTTTCTGGCGCAAAACTCAGAACTCAAAAAGTCATGTCTCTGTTGACTTATATACGTTGACCCCAAATTGCGGTTCATCTAACATAATTGCAGATAATCTCAACATAATTGGAGATTCTCCTTCTTTATCACTCTTTCATGGCCACAATAGAAAAGACAGTGGCAGGGCAGTGGTCCAATCTTCCAAAGGAATTGTTGTCACTCATAGCCAACCACCACCTCCACTCCGTCACCATCCACATCCTCCGCATCCGCGCCACCTGCACCTCATGGCGCTCCGCCATtcctcctccccttcctcctcctctctctcacACCATCTTTGGTCAACGGATCTCCATCCGTTGGTCCAATTTCACGGTCACACAAACCTCAATCTTCTACCGTCTCCACTACCAACCATCTTCAATTTCATCTTCTTCTGAGAAGGGTTGGATCATCATGGTCGGAAATTCCACATCCAATCCAGTTCAGCTCTTGGATCCATTCACCGACCAACCACTCTCAGAAACGGTTACACACCCATATGACTGTAAAACTCCACCAAAGCTCCTCAACCTCTGCAACTTCCGCTTGGTTGAGTTATTTGAAGCCTATGCGCTCACACAGTTCGTTACTCGTCAAGAAGGCGATTCCGGGTCCACTTCTTTCACGCCTTTTGATCTTGTTAAAGCAATATTGTTTCCGAATTCAACTTCCCAAACTTTTGATGAGTCATCACGCATGGTTTTTGCACTCTACAGCAGTGGGAGGCTGTCGGTTTCAAGAATTGATGAAGATGAGGGTTGGACTTCCCTAGACGCAGGGAATTCTAGTTTTGATGATGTCATCCTCCGCAATGGGCAGCTCTATGCTGTGGACAAGTGTGGAACCATCTTCTGGGTCGATTGTTCGACCCTGAAGCTGGTTCAGTTCAGTCCAATCCTTTGCGATTTTCaggcaaagaagaagaagcggtTGGTGGATTGTAATGGGAGCCTCTATTTGGTTGATATTGATACTGACATTGAAAAGAAAGAATATTATGATGAGAATAATAAGGCTATCAAGGTTTACAAGCTTGATATGGATCATGGGTGGCTCAATGCGGAGAACTTGGGTAACGTGGTTTTTGTGTTGGGTGCAAGCTGCAGTTTTTCTCTCAGTGTTGAAGACTACCATGGCTGCGAAGCAAATTGCATCTACTTGTACTCTCGTCACAGGGTTCGTGCTTTCAGCTTGGAAACATGTAAGTTCAAGCGTCCTAAGCTCTTTTGGCCTTGCCCATCTTTGTTTGAATCCAGGTTCAATTTGTGAAGGTATGggaaagagaaaaggaagaaaaacgaTGAAGTTGGATTGTTTCTGATTTTATTTGGCTGTGTTTGTAGAGTTTTGTGCTCTTTGTTTCTATGATTGAGGATTAGGATGAGAGAATTATGTTGTTAGACCCAATGATTTAAGTACTTGAGTTTTCTGAAAGGAAGCAGATCAAGTCTTTGACAAACAGGTAATAATAGATGAGTTCAACATTATTTGGAAACACAACAAACATGTCAGGCAAAGTATATCTCAGTAAAAACTGGAAAATTAGCAATCAACTATTGAGGTTTACGTTTTCATATAAGGTGTACGAAACCCAACAAACTATCAAGTTTCATTTAAGCAGAGAGGTTAATAGGTTAACATGCATTCCTGTGAAAAATTACCTTAGCATCAACTTAATTTAAATTCATGTTACCGTACAGCCAATAAATcagtttttttggtgacttaactGTTGTGGTATTTTGTCGTTATCCCATAAAATCGGTCGTGGCCTAATCACTTCGTTAGTTATGTTCTCTTTTATCTGAAACATCTATAATTTGTTATATAAAATTTGTTATATAAAATTACATATttgatattttataatttttttgttatNNNNNNNNNNNNNNNNNNNNTAAGTAGTTATAATAGGGTACCACactaatataaaattttagtgTTATATCCTTCTTTTTTCTAAAGATAAAGAGACTCAAATTCACAACTTCTAAATTAGTACAGAGAAATTATATCATTTGAACTCTAATTTATTGGCGATTTTAGTACTATACTTACTATCATATCTTATCGAACCAATTTGAATCTAATCTTTATTAGAATGAAATTGATGCAAGTATTATTTTCAGAGACTATATATCTCAAACATTTTGATCAAACCACAATATGGTACATATACAATAATAGACAGTACTATGGTGCGGATGCTTATTTTTTTCAGCATGTGTTGAAGAGACGTggtatttgatgttgaagagacGTGGTATTTGACAGATAACAACGCGTGTAAAAATTATTCCATTGAACGAAGTAGCTGCTGCATTAGGTTCAGATGCTGCAGATCTTGTCGGTTGTTTGGttcttaattatataaaattagtgGTCATGATTaagtttttgggtttttttggtGTTGATTTGCAAGTTTTGGTAAAGGAATGGGTTTGGGTTGTTAATGGACCTTATGAGTCTATGGAATAACATAAAGAAAGAATTTgaatcttctaaattttgaattttcactttaaagaataaagtgtgatctttcatTTTCTCATAGTTTCtttctcatattttctcttggtcctaccTATAAAATAAACAGTGAGATATCACACTTTActttctaaagtaaaattcaaaatttagaggatccaaatcctaaAGAAAAGAGTTGGATTTAGTAAAAGTGTTATTTGGCctcagaaataataataataatacaaaaatattGGTAGTTTGATACACCAAAATAAGCTATTAAagaatttatgtataaatatatatatatatggtttaatttattttcaatatatatttatattctaatatttattttatactaaaattttggtggctaattttaatatacatgtAGCATAGtctataatgatgatgatgatgatgggatATACCAAAAAAACAATAATAACTAGTCCGTTTAAGAAATAATCAAGAGTTCGAACTTCACCTTGTGCATACAGCAATTCATTATCCAACAGTAAACTTTTAAATAAAGCTCAGATCCGTAACAGATTAATTTTAGCAGGTCANNNNNNNNNNNNNNNNNNNNNNNNNNNNNNNNNNNNNNNNNNNNNNNNNNNNNNNNNNNNNNNNNNatttaatataaattaaaagttccaaaaaaaaatataaattaaaaagtaTTATTTATCATAATcattaatctaattaattatCCGATAAACATATTTGACTATGTTTAATGaaagtttaaattttatgtttttacCATTGAACTATAGCTTAAATAGTATAATCTTTCCATACTCATTTAAAGATCGTGAGTTCAAATTTTACTCctaactttagaaaaaaaattgaaagtttGGATTTTGACTTGTTtcgttttatttaaatttttttcaagtgGTTTTAACTTGTAATTTGCtgctaaattattattattatttcctaAGCCAAATAACACTTCCTAAACTcaacttcttttttttatattattctatgGACTCATAAGGTTCATTAACAACTTAAACCCATTCTTTTACCCAAACTTGCCAGTCAACACCAAAAAAGTCCAAGAGCTTAATCATAACCactaattttacataattaagaATTAAACAGCCGGCAAGACCTGAAGTATCTGAACCTAATGCAGCCTtgtttaataaaataaagaataaattacaattttgtacccataaaaaatacAGATGCTGATAAATgtatccatataagaataaaacgacaattataacTACAGAAGATGGCTTCCGTATGCCAAGAGTACCCAGACGTTGGTTACACAATTAGTCCGTTAGGGTATTCTTGGCACATGAAAACTATCTTCTGTGGATACAACTGtcattttattcttatatggataTATTTATCAGCGTTTGTATCTTTTATGAatacaaatgataatttattcataaaataaattTCACACGCGTTGTAAAACGATTACAATAATTAGCCTGGGacaatttatttgtgaaaatgtaTGTCTATCTCAAACAAAAAATGGACTAGAACTAAAATTAAAATCGGGACAAGTTTTAATTGTTAAAATGGATTCCATATTAATAAGATCGGCTAATACCTATTTGGCGACTCCAGGAGCAACAGTTCATGGACATTTTGGAGAAATCTTTTTTGAAGGAGATATATTAGTAACATTTATATATGAAAAATCGAGATCAGGTGATATAACCCAAGGTCTTCCAAAAGTGGAACAGGTATTAGAAGTTCGTTCGATTGATTCAATATCCATTAACCTAGGGAAGAGGGTTGACGCTTGGAACGAACATATAACCAAAATTTTCGGCATTCTTTGGGGATTCTTTCTTTGTACTGAGCTAACTATTGTCCAAAGTCGAATTTCTTTGGTTAATAAAATCCAAAGGGTTTATCGATCCCAAAGAGTGCATATACATAATAGACATATTGAGATCATCGTATGCCAAATAACATCAAAAGTATTGGTTTCAGAAGATGGAATGTCTAATGTTTTTTCACCCAGCGAGCTAATTGGATTGTTTCGAGCTGAACGAGCGGGACGTGCCTAATTTCTATTTCTATAGAAGCTGTCTGATTTCACTCATATAACTATCAGATTTTGTTCTTCAATCAGACTTGAAGTGAGAATAATAATGAATCTTTTATATTTTGCCCCTTTCCTATTTTCCTATAAAGTTGTCCTACAAGGAAAGGACCATAGCAATAGCATCGAGAAGTTTTTGTATCAACGAATCGCACGTAGAGATATTGATAACACACATAGAGTTAATGGTATTTCATAACTAATCGATTGAGCAGCTGCTCGTAAACCACCCAAAAAGGAATATTTGTTACCTTCCTATGAATCCTGAAGTTCTTCTCAGATACAAGGAAATGATTCAATTCCATAGCTAAAGATCGTAGTTCTTGAACGAGTAATCGAAAGGATTCTGGAGCGTTTGCGGGTTTTGGTATTGTTCGTCCAATGATCGTAGTCGCGAGTACTATTTGACGAGCTTTAATATGATCAGATTTATAAGTAAGCATCTCTTGCAAAATATGAGCAACACCAAATCCCTCGAGAGCCCAAACCTCCATCTCACCTACGCGCTTTCCTATTATAACAGGCTGTTCAAAAGGATTTCCTGTTCTTCCATCAAATATTCTGTAGAAACAATAAAGATTTATTTTTCGACTCATCCCTGGAGTTGAATACCCCCCTCAAGAATTGTTTTTGATCCAATCCGGAGGAATCAATAGAAAAGGCAAATCCCTTATGATACACCAGATCCGGCTCGGTTATTGATAGAGTGAATAGATCTGCCATTTCTTGAGATCTCTCTTCTGATTCAAAATCGTGGTGTAACGTGTATCCCCCCCTGTTCTGTTCATGGAATAgatgaaataaactaaaaaatggaTTTTTGTTCAAGAATGAAATCTTATTGGAACTGTCCAGTTCATCCTTCGGAACCATATCCCATCCCGGATCTGATGAAATATGATAAATTGAGACAGTATTTTGTAAATACATAATTATCTTGAATATATTAACCATTTCTTTACTTTCCGATTAATTTTCTGTCAGTTGGATTAATGGATCATCCAATTGGAAATGATAACAAAATGCATAGGCTGTTATCAGCAGATCGATTAAACATATGCAAATTATATACCACTTAATTAACTTATTTCCTCGATGAGGAAATAAGAATATTAAGGAACCCCCGGATAAATCAGAAATTATTATGATTTCGGGTAAGCCGCTATGGTGAAATTGGTAGACACGCTGCTCTTAGGAAGCAGTGCTAGAGCATCTCGGTTCGAGTCCGAGTGGCGGCATGGCATCTTTTACTCTAAAAGAGTAAGTCCTAAAATGAATTCAATTTCTGATTTATCTTCCTATCCTAGTATTAGTTATTGGGACACCTTATCAATAGGATGAATTGAGACAGTATTTTGTAAATACATAATTATCTTGAATATATTAACCATTTCTTTACTTTTCGATCCGGAAAGAACAAAAGAAACATCTTGTTCTTTCTTCAGCAATTTCTGATCTCTAGTAGACCTCTCAGTAGGATTCGAACCCGGAGCCCCTTCCCAGATTTCATTCATATTATTAACTTGTACAGTTCACACTCTTTGGCTCTACCAATGAAATATCCAGTAAAATAGGTCTTTCACAACGAAATCTAGCTATAAAGTAACAGTATTTAAGTATGCGGGCGTTGTTTTGGCTGTATTGACCGCATCTTTTGGTGTAACTGGTTATTCCTTACCTTGGGACCAAATTGGTTATTGGACAGTCAAAATTGTAACAGGAGTACCCGAAGCTATTCCCAGAATAGGATCTTCTGTCGTGGAATTATTAAGGGGAAGTGCTAGTGTAGGACAATCTACCTTGACTCGTTTTTATAGTTTATATACTTTTGTATTACCTCTTCTTACTGCTGTATTTATGTTAATGCACTTTCCAATGATATGTAAGCAAGGCATCTCCGGTCCTTTATAGAGAATATGGATCCTAGATATTTCTAAtcaatcattttttattttgggaGGAACAAAAGTATTTCATTGCTACAAATAtggattattaaaaaaaataagatatgtATTTGGATATTTCCCTGCAACTTAAGACTTAACAAAATTAGcgtcttatttttttatttgacataCACGAATAGTTGAGGgggatttatttttctttatgctAAAGAAttagcattaaaaaaaatatttggcagatattacaaaaaataaattcTCTATTAGCTTATAAGTCACAAAATCCTCTATTAGAAGACAATTCGAAGCATTATTTTTTAAATACTCTCATGGAGAGGGTATACCTAAATATCTTTCTGTGTATCATTTTGATTTGTAGCATTGATGTACAAAAGTGCAAAGGCAGAAGGGAGCTTGACTGCAAGACCCACCCGTCGAGCAGGGACGAAAGTCGGCCTTAGTGATCCGACGGTGCCGAGTGGAAGGGCCGTCGCTCAACGGATAAAAATTACTCTAGGGATAACAGGCTGATCTTCCCCAAGAGCTCACATCGACAGGAAGATTTGGCACCTCGATGTCGGCTCTTCGCCACCTGGGGCTGTAGTATGTTCCAAGGGTTGGGCTGTTCGCCCATTAAAGCGGTATGTGAGCTGGGTTCAGAACGTCGTGAGACAGTTCGGTCCATATCCGGTGTGGGCGTTAGAGCATTGAGAGGACCTTTCCCTAGTACGAGAGGACCGAGAAAGACGCACCTCTGGTGTGCCAGTTATCGTGCCCACGGTAAACGCTGGGTAGCCAAGTGCGGAGTGGATAACTGCTGAAAGCATCTAAGTAGTAAGCCCACCCAAGATGAGTGCTCTTCTATTCCGACTTTCCCAAGAGCTCTGGTAGCACAGCCGAGACAGCTGGAGTAAGATCAACAACAAATGGAACAACTTTTTTTGGTGAAAAGTAAAATTAGATAGAAATGAAATTTTTTACTAAACTTAGAATGATGATAAATATTTATTGGTgaattttttctatttaaaaaaaaaaaatcttaactcATCAACTTTAAGAGAAAAaatgtaattaaaaaaaaatacaagcaATATGTACTCAATATTTTCTATTAGAAAAAGTAGTTTTTAGATTTCCTATTCAAACGCAGCCTTTTTTTTTCCTAATTAATACTTAGTTTATTAAATATGGAACGCTTTCAGGTATAACAATTTAAGTGAATGCTATAATGTCTTTAATATTGTGCCTAAGTTGCTAAccagtaatagctcaaatggtataatctccccatactcaattaagaagttgcgggttcgagtcttctatctttgataaaaaaaaaaaaaatattgtgccTAAGTtactaaaaaagataaataaataatatttaataaattttaaataatttattttttttactttaaatattttattttttactttaaaagatAAGTTAGATAATTCAGACACACAACAAAAACACCATAAAATTCACCAACTTATAGTCTGGCTTAGCTTATGCAATTTCGCACGTCTTTCCTCATTTAGCATAATCTCTAATTCGGTTCGTATAAATACCAACATTACCTTCTCTGGTTGACACACAAGCACTAATCACCCTTTTCTAATATCAACACAGCTACTCACTTGTAATTATTactattattgctttctttagttgcagAAATGGTTTCTTCTAGTCTCTGTTACTTGCTTCTAATTCCTCTTCTTGTTGGCTCCATAATGGTTGTTGCATATGCTGCCAAGTTAGACCAAGAATTTGACGTCACATGGGGCCATGGGCACCCCAAGATGCTCAACAATGGGGAGCTACTCACTTTGTCACTTGACAAAATCTCAGATTCTGGTTTCCAATCCAAGACATGTAGCTTACGCTTGTTAAAACTCTGCTGGCACTGTAACTGCCTATTATGTAAGTTCCTGTCATTATTGATATTATAATAATGAGAATTTATGATTTAggatctaaaatttaaaataagcaaaacaattttaaaaaattgactaTTGTTAGCTTAAAAAAGTCAGTTccccaaaataatttttaaaaaatggacTAATGTTAGCTTAAAAAGAAGTCAGTTCCCTGACATTATTAAAAACATATTGCAAGCAATATGTACTCTATATTTTCTATtagaaaaagtagtttttatatttCCTATTCAAACGCagctttttttttctaattaatcttatttaaaaaaaagtaatcCTAACTAACCATTAAAACTACTAAACTTAGTTAATTTAAATTTGGAATGTTTCAGGTGTAAAAACTTATAGTCTGCATACGAGTTATTTTAACTGAACGATCACTCGCTCATGAAATCATTCATTGACTGATCTGATCCAATTCAACCGAGATGGTCACCACTAATCCTCACAAGAGAGTGGGATTGGATTGGTTAAATCTTCTTCGGGGATTATGGTCAACCAGGGACATTCGAGATGAGGGTTGGGGCAGCTTT includes:
- the LOC107609962 gene encoding F-box protein At2g26160; the encoded protein is MATIEKTVAGQWSNLPKELLSLIANHHLHSVTIHILRIRATCTSWRSAIPPPLPPPLSHTIFGQRISIRWSNFTVTQTSIFYRLHYQPSSISSSSEKGWIIMVGNSTSNPVQLLDPFTDQPLSETVTHPYDCKTPPKLLNLCNFRLVELFEAYALTQFVTRQEGDSGSTSFTPFDLVKAILFPNSTSQTFDESSRMVFALYSSGRLSVSRIDEDEGWTSLDAGNSSFDDVILRNGQLYAVDKCGTIFWVDCSTLKLVQFSPILCDFQAKKKKRLVDCNGSLYLVDIDTDIEKKEYYDENNKAIKVYKLDMDHGWLNAENLGNVVFVLGASCSFSLSVEDYHGCEANCIYLYSRHRVRAFSLETCKFKRPKLFWPCPSLFESRFNL